One genomic segment of Myxocyprinus asiaticus isolate MX2 ecotype Aquarium Trade chromosome 14, UBuf_Myxa_2, whole genome shotgun sequence includes these proteins:
- the LOC127451858 gene encoding HIRA-interacting protein 3-like isoform X5, translating to MVKEEDAIRKFVVKQLHQCSDISTLTLGILQRIYLEQVGRESLITKDRQSMKKIVEEELLKMQASSDDEPLVKYVAPPKSQSKRKRVDNDDDGDEGSENKVVGRTKRSRLDETSPDSPDSGIEKAMNEGGQKEKEAGSNHTDEDSEEEWEKKSTMKTVTQQKQKKSGGMQSPKGKDNAKKPEKRGKKIESEEEEDEELEDSDEEEEKWKIATKGEKKKKKEDYSASEQETSDKPTKNSSSESVSDSEGEKGKSKKIKKKERKVTRKKKPVETDAVKEVERQVFGSSSESEEEKNESIKTKRRSNSESEATGESEDEKDKSEDAANLSSKEMENIGKKQKLQENHEEAEDSDSSSLPSLEDEEEQEKDKKEGKQKSVTKKTRREEGESAARGKDEENKAVSRLKRYIALCGVRRNYKKLFDGCRSVKAKVDVLKKELEELGVEAIHREV from the exons ATGGTCAAAGAAGAAGACGCGATCCGAAAGTTCGTCGTAAAACAACTGCATCAGTGTTCGGACATCAG TACATTGACTTTGGGAATTCTACAAAGGATATATCTGGAGCAAGTGGGGAGAGAATCCCTCATCACAAAGGATAGACAGTCAATGAAAAAAATAGTTGAGGAGGAACTTTTGAAAATGCAG GCCAGCAGTGATGACGAGCCTCTTGTTAAGTATGTGGCTCCACCAAAAAGCCAGAGCAAAAGGAAAAGGGtggataatgatgatgatggggATGAAGGCTCGGAGAATAAAGTGGTGGGAAGGACTAAGAGATCACGGCTTGATGAGACATCTCCAG ATTCCCCCGACTCTGGAATAGAGAAGGCAATGAACGAGGGAGGACAAAAAGAGAAAGAAGCTGGAAGTAATCACACGGATGaagacagtgaagaggaatggGAGAAAAAAAGCACTATGAAAACAGTAACACagcagaaacagaaaaaaagtggGGGTATGCAAAGCCCAAAGGGAAAGGACAATGCAAAGAAACCTGAGAAGAGAGGAAAGAAGATAGAGAGTGAAGAAGAGGAGGACGAGGAGTTGGAAGATTCAGACGAAGAGGAGGAAAAGTGGAAAATAGCAACaaaaggagagaaaaagaaaaaaaaggaagacTATTCAGCCAGCGAGCAGGAAACGAGTGATAAACCGACAAAAAATAGCAGCAGTGAGTCTGTCAGTGATTCtgagggagaaaaagggaaaagcaaaaagataaaaaagaaggaaagaaaagtgACCAGAAAAAAGAAGCCGGTAGAGACAGATGCTGTGAAAGAAGTGGAGAGACAAGTTTTTGGGAGTAGCTCTGAGAGTGAAGAAGAGAAAAACGAAAGCATTAAAACAAAGAGGAGGAGCAATTCTGAAAGCGAAGCAACTGGAGAGAGTGAAGATGAGAAAGATAAAAGTGAGGATGCTGCTAATTTATCCTCCAAAGAGATGGAGAACATTG gaaaaaaacaaaaattacaggAGAATCATGAGGAAGCAGAGGACTCTGACTCCTCCTCTCTTCCCTCACTGGAGGATGAGGAAGAACAAGAGAAGGACAAGAAGGAAGGAAAACAGAAGAGCGTGACAAAGAAAACGCGTCGTGAAGAGGGGGAGAGCGCAGCCAGAGGAAAG GATGAAGAGAATAAGGCAGTGTCCAGGCTGAAGCGCTACATCGCCCTCTGTGGTGTGAGACGGAACTACAAGAAGCTGTTTGACGGCTGCCGATCAGTAAAGGCGAAGGTGGATGTGCTGAAAAAAGAGCTGGAGGAGCTGGGTGTGGAAG
- the kctd13 gene encoding BTB/POZ domain-containing adapter for CUL3-mediated RhoA degradation protein 1, giving the protein MSAEASGSSGGNVVTASSSAPPSSSHVGEEKAGRGLTGSKYVKLNVGGTLHYTTVQTLSKEDNLLRSMCNGSMEVTIDSEGWMVLDRCGRHFSLVLNFLRDGTVPLPESTRELEEVLKEAQYYRLQGLVQHCLTTIQKHKDGCRGCHIPMITSAKEEQKMIATCRKPVVKLQNNRGNNKYSYTSNSDDNLLKNIELFDKLGLRFNGRVLFIKDVLGDEICCWSFYGEGRKIAEVCCTSIVYATEKKQTKVEFPEARIFEETLNILIYENGRGSGSGGMALLESGGVSSPGVGQSEEEGAGVGGGDRRVRRIHVRRHIMHDERGHGQQTVYKD; this is encoded by the exons ATGTCTGCCGAGGCATCTGGTTCATCCGGTGGGAATGTGGTCACTGCGTCCAGCTCAGCCCCACCATCCTCCAGCCATGTTGGGGAAGAAAAGGCCGGTAGAGGCCTAACAGGAAGTAAATATGTCAAGCTCAATGTGGGGGGTACTCTCCACTACACCACGGTCCAGACACTGAGCAAAGAGGATAATTTGCTCAGGAGTATGTGCAACGGGAGCATGGAGGTCACCATTGACTCGGAGG GCTGGATGGTGCTGGACAGATGTGGGCGACACTTTTCCCTGGTACTGAACTTCCTGCGAGACGGGACAGTTCCTTTGCCAGAGAGCACACGGGAGCTGGAGGAGGTGTTGAAGGAGGCACAGTACTATAGGCTCCAGGGCCTTGTGCAGCACTGCCTCACCACCATACAG AAACACAAGGATGGCTGCAGAGGATGTCACATTCCTATGATCACTTCAGCCAAAGAGGAGCAGAAGATGATAGCAACCTGTAGGAAG CCAGTGGTGAAACTGCAGAATAACAGAGGGAACAATAAATACTCCTATACCAG CAACTCTGATGATAACCTTCTGAAGAACATCGAGCTGTTCGATAAGTTGGGGCTGCGCTTCAATGGCAGAGTGCTGTTCATTAAAGACGTTTTGGGAGATGAGATATGCTGCTGGTCTTTCTATGGCGAGGGACGCAAGATTGCTGAAGTCTGCTGCACCTCCATTGTTTATGCCACTGAGAAGAAACAGACCAAA GTTGAGTTCCCAGAAGCTCGTATCTTTGAAGAGACACTCAACATCCTGATCTATGAAAACGGGCGAGGCTCTGGATCAGGAGGCATGGCCCTGTTGGAGTCAGGGGGTGTCTCATCCCCAGGTGTTGGCCAGTCAGAGGAGGAGGGGGCGGGTGTAGGGGGTGGGGATAGACGGGTGAGGCGTATCCATGTGCGGAGGCATATTATGCATGACGAGAGGGGTCATGGACAGCAGACTGTCTACAAAGACTGA